In Tindallia magadiensis, one DNA window encodes the following:
- the fliB gene encoding flagellin lysine-N-methylase — protein MTEKKRVVLEPTYMKQFHCIGSACEDSCCIGWRVDLDKKTYLAYKNIQNQTLKPLMEKQVSRKHNQKSDKSYGKIKMEKNGRCPFLDEKNLCKVYIHAGESYLSDTCRFYPRMVKKVDGKFERAATPSCPEIVRVGLLNPDGIAFQQVEESRNLPIVVKKQFDTEGHTYLNKAQRYFWEIRMFSLNLLQNRNYSLSDRLVLLGITYQKMEALQKEKRVKEIPGMIISMKEKIGDGSFREELEKIPANTKLQMRLVKAMTDKRVLEGVRNKRYIECLKETLLGIGYEKGWNIEGVNKKYDDHYREYVVPYLEEKEYILENFLVNEYFKELMPFGSFESIWDSYLYLCMLYSMVKLHMIGMAGYHQGLTDELMIKLIQSLSKIVLHNNRYIQRMITQLRDNNQDSLAFMAILVKN, from the coding sequence ATGACGGAGAAAAAAAGAGTAGTATTAGAACCTACATATATGAAACAGTTTCACTGCATAGGGTCGGCTTGTGAAGACAGCTGTTGTATTGGTTGGCGGGTAGATCTAGATAAAAAGACGTACCTGGCGTACAAGAATATTCAGAACCAAACCCTGAAACCTTTAATGGAAAAGCAGGTTAGTCGGAAACATAATCAGAAAAGTGATAAATCCTATGGAAAAATAAAGATGGAAAAAAATGGAAGATGTCCTTTTTTAGACGAAAAAAATCTTTGTAAAGTATATATTCATGCTGGTGAATCTTATTTATCAGATACCTGCCGCTTTTACCCAAGAATGGTAAAAAAGGTAGACGGAAAATTCGAAAGAGCCGCAACACCTTCTTGTCCGGAAATTGTCAGAGTAGGTTTGTTAAATCCGGATGGCATTGCATTTCAGCAGGTTGAAGAGAGTAGAAATTTACCTATTGTGGTAAAAAAACAGTTTGATACAGAAGGGCATACGTACTTAAATAAAGCCCAAAGATATTTTTGGGAGATAAGAATGTTTTCTCTGAATTTATTGCAAAATCGAAACTATAGCTTAAGTGATCGATTGGTATTACTAGGAATCACTTATCAAAAAATGGAAGCCTTGCAGAAGGAAAAAAGAGTAAAAGAAATACCGGGTATGATAATCTCAATGAAAGAGAAAATAGGTGATGGAAGCTTTCGGGAAGAGCTGGAGAAAATTCCTGCCAATACAAAGCTTCAGATGCGTTTGGTAAAAGCGATGACAGATAAAAGGGTTCTTGAAGGTGTAAGAAATAAAAGGTATATAGAATGCTTAAAAGAAACCTTGTTGGGAATTGGATACGAAAAAGGATGGAATATTGAAGGGGTTAACAAGAAATACGATGATCATTACCGAGAGTATGTAGTTCCTTACCTGGAAGAGAAAGAATATATTCTAGAGAATTTTTTAGTCAATGAATATTTTAAGGAATTAATGCCTTTTGGTTCCTTTGAATCCATATGGGATTCTTACCTTTACTTATGCATGCTTTACAGTATGGTAAAACTTCATATGATTGGTATGGCAGGATACCATCAGGGTTTAACGGATGAACTTATGATTAAACTGATCCAATCCTTATCAAAAATAGTACTACATAATAATCGTTATATTCAGAGAATGATTACCCAGCTAAGAGATAATAATCAGGATAGCCTGGCCTTTATGGCCATTTTAGTGAAAAATTAG
- a CDS encoding flagellin N-terminal helical domain-containing protein, with translation MVAVTTIGKAMERLYSGLRINRSSDDAAGLAISEKMRAQIRGLNQASRNAQDAISLIQTAEGALEETHEILQRIRELSVQSANDTNVDADREEIQKEINQLTEEIDRIANTTEFNTIQLLNREVQIEGSSSSVDLTEEEIIVSNLKKWWLVEAESLVKEGYGIEFHR, from the coding sequence ATGGTTGCAGTAACTACTATTGGAAAAGCAATGGAAAGACTATATTCTGGACTGAGAATTAATCGGTCATCGGATGATGCTGCCGGACTTGCGATTAGTGAAAAAATGAGAGCTCAAATTCGAGGATTAAACCAGGCATCAAGAAATGCACAAGATGCTATATCCTTGATTCAAACGGCTGAAGGAGCTCTTGAGGAAACTCATGAAATTCTGCAAAGAATAAGAGAATTGTCGGTACAGTCAGCTAATGATACAAACGTAGATGCGGATCGAGAAGAAATCCAGAAAGAAATTAACCAGCTAACAGAAGAGATTGATCGAATCGCTAATACAACAGAATTCAACACCATTCAGCTTCTTAATCGAGAGGTGCAGATAGAGGGGAGTAGTTCCTCGGTAGATCTTACAGAAGAAGAAATAATCGTATCAAACCTAAAAAAATGGTGGTTGGTAGAAGCTGAGAGTCTGGTGAAAGAAGGATATGGCATAGAATTTCATAGATGA
- a CDS encoding GGDEF domain-containing protein — MNKIFQHLFSFTIPFLFLAIAYMTHISIEMIPDSWIDTMPLLTVALFALAAILGIWFNRSAIVFASILLLFLYYIQMEKLGFSDHFISADQPQHALILIVVIANLLFFSFSTERGVFSFWGKIKLAVLAFQGWLLLSASKSLSTEIDRLLLEHVTLPLAGKMDLQAYSLILLTGTIFIFAIKAIRTGSFTDRSMVTSVMGIAFIIFMDIPSETVPIFYTTIGLLLVLSVISSSYHMAYIDELTQIPSRRALEEKLLQLGNHYTIAMIDIDFFKKFNDRYGHDVGDDVLAMVASVLKNVTSGGKAYRYGGEEFTIVFPDKGLTEILPVLDELRKTVAQQTYLYKSKPVKKTQKRGSSRSKNLRVTISIGVAEKNHRFKTAEEVRTASDKALYRAKKKGRNCVSK; from the coding sequence ATGAACAAAATTTTTCAGCACTTATTTTCTTTTACGATCCCTTTCCTTTTTTTAGCAATTGCCTATATGACCCATATAAGCATAGAAATGATCCCTGATTCTTGGATAGATACCATGCCGCTTCTAACAGTCGCTCTTTTTGCTCTGGCGGCTATTCTTGGTATATGGTTTAACCGAAGTGCCATTGTCTTTGCATCTATCCTTTTACTTTTTCTCTATTATATCCAAATGGAAAAACTTGGATTTTCAGATCATTTTATCTCAGCGGACCAGCCGCAACATGCACTGATCCTGATCGTAGTCATCGCAAACCTGCTCTTTTTTTCCTTTTCAACAGAAAGAGGAGTGTTTAGCTTTTGGGGAAAAATCAAACTTGCTGTTCTTGCTTTTCAGGGCTGGCTGCTTCTTTCTGCATCTAAAAGTTTAAGTACTGAAATCGATCGCCTGTTGCTGGAACATGTAACACTTCCCCTTGCCGGAAAAATGGATCTTCAGGCCTATTCTCTTATCCTTCTTACAGGGACTATTTTTATCTTTGCGATTAAAGCGATCAGAACCGGTTCTTTCACAGACCGATCCATGGTAACTAGCGTCATGGGAATTGCTTTCATTATTTTTATGGATATTCCATCAGAAACTGTGCCTATCTTTTATACTACCATAGGCCTTCTCTTGGTCCTCTCTGTGATTAGCTCGTCCTATCATATGGCTTACATAGATGAATTAACACAGATTCCCTCTCGAAGAGCTTTAGAAGAAAAACTATTGCAGTTGGGGAATCACTATACCATTGCCATGATTGATATTGACTTTTTCAAGAAGTTTAATGACCGGTATGGCCATGATGTAGGGGATGATGTTCTGGCGATGGTGGCATCCGTCTTAAAAAACGTAACCTCCGGAGGAAAAGCTTATCGCTACGGTGGGGAAGAGTTTACCATTGTTTTTCCAGACAAAGGCTTGACAGAAATTCTCCCAGTCTTGGATGAACTAAGAAAAACCGTCGCTCAGCAAACTTACCTTTACAAAAGTAAGCCTGTGAAAAAAACACAAAAGCGTGGCTCTTCCAGATCGAAAAACCTAAGAGTCACCATTAGCATCGGTGTTGCCGAAAAAAATCATCGGTTTAAAACAGCTGAAGAAGTAAGAACTGCTTCGGATAAAGCCCTTTATCGTGCAAAGAAAAAGGGACGAAACTGTGTGAGCAAATGA
- a CDS encoding sensor domain-containing diguanylate cyclase yields MRKLAVIGVMGILIIMMLMKPVEASEHKHLVDLRHNKDSLQPLEGLWEFYWNELLEPEDFRFRSVESAEHVLIPGAWNGYLINGKQLTGDGYATYRTFVRTDGEGIIAFKIPRILTAYRMWVSGEEIAGAGRVGTCRSESEPQYLTQQAFVMVEEDIAEVIIQVSNFNHRSGGILENIYVGRSEQVLVSTKNALAYELFLFGSLMVIGVYHLVLYYYRKKDRALLFFSIYCLVIGLRTILVGEIFFIQVYPNFNWEIAHKMQTLSYYSAVLILMLFFREMYRSYVPAWVVNSCMVTTGIFSFLVLVTPARVFNHINPVFQVFTILVSGYILVILFRICQKKEPGTLFIAFGYAILIFTVFHDLIYLSILMSDYQFLNHIIRRGNLSSFGLLVFSLTHSFALAITYAELFNKNEKMTSELIDLNENLEQLVERRTTDLRKSYQKIEEQKHALEKTNRKLEKMSQKDALTKVWNRRYFDESFASEWQRALRTKSPISLLFLDIDDFKDYNDQYGHQAGDDCLVKVAKVLQEKIKRRIDVVARYGGEEFVVLLANADQTGAITVAEELRRAVEVIGVTVSIGVASMIPSLSKSPEDLIRAADQAMYLAKKSGKNRVES; encoded by the coding sequence ATGAGGAAGCTGGCTGTTATTGGAGTAATGGGAATTCTTATTATTATGATGCTAATGAAGCCAGTAGAAGCATCGGAACATAAACACCTTGTTGATTTAAGGCATAATAAGGATTCACTGCAGCCTCTGGAAGGTCTGTGGGAATTCTATTGGAATGAGTTATTAGAGCCAGAGGATTTTCGATTTAGATCTGTCGAATCAGCAGAACATGTTTTGATTCCTGGAGCTTGGAATGGTTATTTGATTAACGGAAAGCAACTTACAGGAGATGGGTATGCAACATACCGCACCTTTGTACGGACAGACGGGGAGGGTATTATAGCGTTTAAGATACCACGAATATTAACGGCCTATCGAATGTGGGTCAGTGGCGAGGAAATTGCTGGAGCAGGAAGGGTAGGCACTTGCCGAAGCGAAAGTGAACCACAGTACTTGACGCAACAAGCTTTTGTGATGGTTGAAGAAGATATTGCGGAAGTGATTATTCAAGTATCTAATTTTAACCATCGAAGTGGGGGTATCTTAGAAAATATTTATGTTGGAAGAAGTGAGCAGGTTCTTGTTTCGACAAAAAACGCCTTAGCCTACGAACTTTTTCTTTTTGGCAGCTTGATGGTAATAGGCGTATATCACTTGGTACTCTATTATTACCGTAAAAAAGACCGAGCGCTTCTGTTCTTTTCTATTTACTGCCTTGTTATAGGATTGAGAACCATTTTAGTAGGTGAAATATTCTTTATTCAAGTGTATCCGAATTTCAATTGGGAAATAGCGCATAAAATGCAAACGCTTAGCTACTATAGCGCCGTTTTGATTCTGATGCTGTTTTTTAGAGAAATGTATCGAAGTTATGTTCCTGCTTGGGTAGTAAATAGTTGCATGGTGACAACGGGCATCTTTAGTTTTTTGGTATTGGTAACGCCTGCACGTGTGTTTAATCATATCAATCCTGTTTTTCAGGTGTTTACCATTCTGGTAAGCGGCTATATACTGGTGATTCTTTTTCGAATATGTCAGAAGAAAGAGCCAGGAACGCTATTTATTGCTTTTGGGTATGCCATTTTAATTTTTACAGTTTTTCACGATCTTATTTATTTAAGCATTCTTATGAGTGATTATCAGTTCTTAAATCATATTATTCGCAGGGGTAATCTTTCTTCTTTTGGACTACTTGTTTTTTCACTTACTCATTCTTTTGCCTTAGCGATTACATATGCTGAGTTGTTTAACAAAAATGAGAAAATGACTAGTGAACTGATTGACCTTAACGAAAATTTGGAGCAATTGGTGGAACGGAGAACAACCGATCTACGAAAATCCTATCAAAAGATAGAAGAACAAAAGCATGCATTAGAGAAAACGAACCGAAAACTGGAAAAAATGTCACAGAAAGATGCTCTTACGAAAGTATGGAATCGAAGGTATTTTGATGAATCTTTCGCTTCTGAATGGCAGCGTGCTCTAAGGACAAAATCTCCAATATCTTTGTTATTTTTGGATATTGATGATTTTAAGGACTATAATGATCAATATGGTCATCAAGCAGGAGACGATTGCTTGGTAAAAGTGGCGAAGGTTCTACAGGAAAAGATTAAGCGAAGGATAGATGTAGTGGCTCGTTATGGGGGCGAAGAGTTTGTGGTACTTTTGGCGAATGCTGATCAGACGGGGGCAATCACAGTAGCTGAAGAATTACGAAGGGCTGTTGAAGTAATAGGAGTAACTGTAAGTATAGGTGTTGCCAGTATGATTCCATCGCTGAGCAAGTCGCCGGAAGATTTGATTCGAGCAGCAGATCAGGCAATGTATCTAGCTAAGAAAAGTGGAAAAAACCGTGTGGAATCCTAA